The window CCTGCCGCCGGAAGGGTGCAGCTACCGGATCGCGGTGGTGTCGATGCGGAAGCAGTACCCGGGTCACGCGAAGCGGGTGATGTTCGGCGTCTGGAGCTTCCTGCGCCAGTTCATGTACACGAAGATGATCGTCGTGACCGACGACGACGTCGACGTGCGCGACTGGAAGGAGGTCGTCTGGGCGCTCACCACGCGCGTCGACCCGGCGCGCGACACGCTGATCGTCGAGTCGACGCCGATCGACTACCTCGACTTCGCCTCGCCGGTGTCGGGGCTCGGCAGCAAGATGGGCATCGACGCGACGTCGAAGTGGCCCGGCGAGACCACGCGCGCCTTTGGGCGCCCGATCGCGATGGACGCGGCGGTTACCGAGCGCGTCGACGCGATGCTGCGCGACCTCGCGATCTGATCCGATCAGGCGTCGTCAGGCCGGACGCGCCGGCGGGCGGGCGCCGCTCCCGCGGGCGTCGGCGAGCCGCCGGGTCATCCGCTCGACGGCGGACAGCACCAGCGGCAGCGACTCGACGGCGCGCGGAGGCGTGTGGCGCAGTGCGATCGGCGCGAGGAACGGATCCTCGACCAACGTCGTCGCGCCGGCTTCCCGCCACTCGCCCTTCGGCACCGACCAGTTGCAGGCCGCGAGCGCGAGCGCGTCGATGTCGACGGATTCCCCGGCGCGCAAGCGCTCCCAGGACGCCTGCGAGGCCGCGTCCGGCTTCCAGTCGATGCGCGCGGCGACCCGGCCGAGTTTCTTCACCGCGACCTTCGCGACGAACTGCTCGACGCTGCGGATCGGCACGTGCGCGACCGCCGCGATCCGCCCGGGGATCGGGGCGTGCGCCCGCATCCCGCGCTCGCGCGCGTCCGGGTGCGCGGTGACCCAGTGGTTGCCGCCCGACAGGACGTCGTCGGTCGCCCGCAGGAACGAACGGGCGACCACGACCTTGGTGAGCGCGTTCGCGTCGCCCGACACGCGCCGCGCGCCGCGCAGTGCCGCGAGGCCGTCGCGGGGAGCCGCGCGGAGGTCCGGCACGTAGGTCGGCCATTCGAGCCAGCCGTGTGTCTTCGGCGGCAGCGCGGCGAGCGCGCGCTCGAGCGCGTCGCGCGAGGGCACGCGCAGGAACTCGTCGGCGTCGAGCGGGAACACGAAGTCGGCGCCGGTCGTCGCGAGCGCGTGGCGCACGACCTGGGTCATGATCGCCGGCTGCAGATAGCCGACCGTCTCGTTCCGCAGCAGCACGAGCGGCAGGCGCTCGCGGCAGAGCGCGTTCACGATGTCGAGCGTCGCGTCGGCCGAACCGTGGTCGACGACGACCAGCCCGTCGAGGACCGTCAGGTTGTGACGCACGAACGCCTCGACGACGTCGGACTCGTTGCGCACCATCGACACGCCGACGAACTTCACCGCACCGCCTCTCCCCGCGCGCGCGCGCGTGCGGCGCGCGCCTCGGCGAGGCGCCGGACGAGCCGCTCGGCGGCCCCGAGCACCAGCGGCAGCGGCTCGGCCGCGCGTGGGGGTGTGTAGCGCAGCACGATCGGCGCGAGGAACGGGTCGTCGACGAGCGGCGCTTCCGAGGGCGCGACCCAGTTGCCCCGCTGCACCGACCAGTTGACCGCGTACTCGCGCAGCGCCGCGGCGTCGAGCGCACGGTTCGCGACCACCGCCTCGTAGGCCGCCTGCGACGCGGCGTCGGGCTTCCAGTCGTAGTTCGCGGCAAGGCGCCCCATCTTCTTCACCGCGACCTTGGTGACGAACTGGGCCGCGCTCCGGATCGGCACGTGCGCGATCGCCGCGAACTCGTCGCGGATGCGCGCGTGCGGCTCGGCGTCCTCCGAGGTTCCGCGCGGCTTGCGCGCGACGAAGTGGTTGCCGTTCGCGAGCGAGGCCTCGGGGCGCGTCATCAGGTAGCGGGACATCAGCGCCTTGTGGAAAACGTGGCGCTCCTTCGCCATCCGCTTCGAGCCTCGCAGCAGCGCGAGGATGTCCCCGGCGGGCGCGTCGAAATCCGGCACGTAGGTGAGCCAGTGCAGGAGCCCGTTCATGTCCGGCGGGAACGCCTGCAGCGCCCGGTTGAACGCCGCGCGCGAGCGCATCTTCAGGAACTCGTCGGCGTCGAGCGGCAGCACGAAGTCGGCGTGGGCCTGGCGGAACACGTCGCGGGCGATGGCGGTCGTCATCCGCTCCTGCAGGTAGCCGGGCGCGGCGCTGCGGATCACGAGGATCGGCAGCTTCTCGCGGGCGAGCTCGGCGAGGACGTCGAGCGTGCCGTCGGTCGAGCCGTGGTCGACGATCGCCATGCCGTCGAGGAGCGATGCGTTGTGACGCACGAACGCCTCGACGATGTCGATTTCGTTGCGCACCAGCGAGACCGACCACACTTTCGGCGCCGGAGGGGCCGGCGGCGGCGCTCCGGGCGTCATAGGCCGCCGGTGGTCGCCGCGACCTCCGCCGCGACGCGCTCGCCGAATGCCAGCACCCGCGCGAGAGGCGCGGACGGCCGCGACGGCGAGTAGCGCAGGGCAGGATCGACGGGGAAGCGGTCGTCGATCCACTCGCCGGTCGCGGCCGCACCACGCTCGCCCGGCGGCAGTCCCCAGCTCGCGGCGATCGACGCGAGTCCATCGCGGCCGGGCGCGCGCCCGGCGACGATCGCCTCGAACGCCTCGCGGTAGCGGCCCGCCGCCGCTTCGCCGGGATCGGGGTTGCCGAGGAGCCGCGACAGATGGCCCACCGAGACCTTCGCCGTGAACTGCTCGGGACTTCGCACCGGGACGTGCGCGATCGACGCGATGGCCGGATCGAGCGCAACGTCGGGCATGGGCGATGCGCCCGCCTGCGGCAGCAGCGTCCGGTGGCCGCCATCGACGACGCCCGACGGCAGGTCGGCGAACGCGCGGCGCACGATCAGCTTGCGCGGGGGTGCGTCACGCCGGACGAAACGCTTCCCGCGGTGCAATCGCGCGAGGATGTCGCCGGGCGCGTCGAAATCCGGGATCCAGATGGTTTCGGACACCGAGAGCGGACGCGAAGGGTCCGCGGCGACGGCCGCCGCCTCGAGCGCGGTCCTCGAAGCCACGAGCAGGAATTCGTCGGCATCGAGGGGCATGCACAGGTCGGCGCCGCGCGCGAGCGCCGCACGCACGAGCCGCGTGGTCATCTCCGACGGCCGGTACTCGAGCGAGTCGTCGCGCGAAACCTCGAGCGGCAGACCTTCGGCGACGAGCGCGGCCAGGATCGCGGGCGTCGCGTCGGTCGAGGCATGGTCGACGACGACGAGGGCGTCGAGCGCGCGCAGGTTCGAGCGGATCGACGCCTCGACGACGTCCTCCTCGTCGCGGACGACCGTCACGCCGACGATGCGCATCGGGAACGGACCTACCGGATGCGCCGCCACGCGGTGAGCGTGCGCCACACGGCGACGCCGACCGCGATCACCCGCAGGGTCTTGCCCATCCGGCGATAGCCGAGCAACGGAAGCGCGAAGCCGATCGTGCGCAGGACGAACGGGCGCAGCCGGCGCGAATCCGGGCTCGGAGCGATCGCGACGCGCACGTCGTGCCAGGCGACCCCGAGCTTCAGGCGCTCGAGGTCGGCGGCCGCCACCAGGCGCTCCCGCCGCTCGTCCAGGTCGGCGGTGCCGTTCATGGAGCGGGCGGCGTGCCGCCGGCGAGGCGCGCGCGATCCTTGTCGAACTCGGCGATCGTCGCCGCGAACGGCGCGGGCGCGTCGTGCACGACCGAGCGGATGCGCGCGAACGCGAGGGCGGCGAGCACCGCGTAGAGGAGCGCGAGCCCGAGAATCGCGGGATAGCGGTAGCTGTCCCAGAAGT of the Burkholderiales bacterium genome contains:
- a CDS encoding glycosyltransferase family 2 protein, which gives rise to MKFVGVSMVRNESDVVEAFVRHNLTVLDGLVVVDHGSADATLDIVNALCRERLPLVLLRNETVGYLQPAIMTQVVRHALATTGADFVFPLDADEFLRVPSRDALERALAALPPKTHGWLEWPTYVPDLRAAPRDGLAALRGARRVSGDANALTKVVVARSFLRATDDVLSGGNHWVTAHPDARERGMRAHAPIPGRIAAVAHVPIRSVEQFVAKVAVKKLGRVAARIDWKPDAASQASWERLRAGESVDIDALALAACNWSVPKGEWREAGATTLVEDPFLAPIALRHTPPRAVESLPLVLSAVERMTRRLADARGSGARPPARPA
- a CDS encoding glycosyltransferase family 2 protein translates to MWSVSLVRNEIDIVEAFVRHNASLLDGMAIVDHGSTDGTLDVLAELAREKLPILVIRSAAPGYLQERMTTAIARDVFRQAHADFVLPLDADEFLKMRSRAAFNRALQAFPPDMNGLLHWLTYVPDFDAPAGDILALLRGSKRMAKERHVFHKALMSRYLMTRPEASLANGNHFVARKPRGTSEDAEPHARIRDEFAAIAHVPIRSAAQFVTKVAVKKMGRLAANYDWKPDAASQAAYEAVVANRALDAAALREYAVNWSVQRGNWVAPSEAPLVDDPFLAPIVLRYTPPRAAEPLPLVLGAAERLVRRLAEARAARARARGEAVR
- a CDS encoding glycosyltransferase family 2 protein, which codes for MRIVGVTVVRDEEDVVEASIRSNLRALDALVVVDHASTDATPAILAALVAEGLPLEVSRDDSLEYRPSEMTTRLVRAALARGADLCMPLDADEFLLVASRTALEAAAVAADPSRPLSVSETIWIPDFDAPGDILARLHRGKRFVRRDAPPRKLIVRRAFADLPSGVVDGGHRTLLPQAGASPMPDVALDPAIASIAHVPVRSPEQFTAKVSVGHLSRLLGNPDPGEAAAGRYREAFEAIVAGRAPGRDGLASIAASWGLPPGERGAAATGEWIDDRFPVDPALRYSPSRPSAPLARVLAFGERVAAEVAATTGGL